Proteins from one Gasterosteus aculeatus chromosome 11, fGasAcu3.hap1.1, whole genome shotgun sequence genomic window:
- the rtbdn gene encoding retbindin, with amino-acid sequence MGVTSGPLLLVCTYLAAALIGGTRSEGLCLQDGKHKAAPGPEPQLTECGIYADNSCCTEENIQDISHVPSEVNKNEPWDKCGALSSECKGFLKRVSCFYRCSPDAARWPHPHRRSYIQAVPLCHSFCRDWFDACKMDMTCARNWAKDPRGHNCTGTCVQYQQMYQHGRDLCESLWGDAFVAVEDEPEYAGEAGEAGSEGGGGRPCGCLTLSPSDKDVMAALRAQQDDPEELDTTKAGLPQYRAPCQTKLPPQARSGRKGNYVLHKRSVMVEDVEGSGSGL; translated from the exons ATGGGCGTCACCTCTGGACCTCTGCTATTGGTTTGCACGTATTTGGCGGCTGCTCTGATTGGAGGAACCCGCTCGGAGGGCTTGTGTCTCCAAGATGGCAAACACAAGGCTGCGCCCGGCCCGGAGCCGCAACTGACGGAGTGCGGGATCTATGCAGACA ATAGCTGCTGCACAGAAGAAAACATCCAGGACATCTCACATGTGCCCTCCGAGGTCAATAAGAACGAACCCTGGGACAAGTGTGGGGCTCTGAGCTCTGA GTGCAAAGGCTTCCTGAAGCGCGTGTCTTGTTTTTACCGCTGCTCCCCCGATGCCGCGCGTTGGCCTCATCCCCACCGCCGCTCGTACATCCAGGCCGTTCCTCTGTGCCACAGCTTCTGCCGTGACTG GTTTGATGCCTGCAAGATGGACATGACGTGTGCTCGTAACTGGGCCAAAGATCCCAGGGGACACAATTGCACCGGAACATGTGTTCAGTATCAGCAG ATGTACCAGCACGGCAGGGACCTCTGCGAGAGCCTGTGGGGGGACGCCTTCGTCGCCGTGGAGGATGAGCCGGAGTACGCGGGAGAGGCCGGTGAGGCCGGGTCCGAGGGCGGCGGCGGTCGCCCCTGCGGCTGCCTGACGCTCAGCCCCTCGGACAAGGACGTGATGGCGGCGCTCCGGGCCCAGCAGGACGACCCCGAGGAGCTGGACACCACCAAGGCCGGCCTGCCTCAGTACCGCGCCCCGTGCCAGACCAAGCTGCCCCCGCAGGCCAGGAGCGGCAGGAAGGGCAACTACGTGCTGCACAAGCGCTCGGTCAtggtggaggacgtggagggGAGCGGGAGCGGCCTGTAG